In Bos indicus x Bos taurus breed Angus x Brahman F1 hybrid chromosome 23, Bos_hybrid_MaternalHap_v2.0, whole genome shotgun sequence, a single genomic region encodes these proteins:
- the LOC113882240 gene encoding olfactory receptor 4C46-like, with protein sequence MFPLDTRGNMGVTSLIITRYVKNRNNMTEFILLGLTLNPKMQKVIFVVFMGFYIVSVVGNVVTMVTTTTSPLLGPSMYFFLAHLSFTDVCYSCVNIPKLNVDSLHKKKASSFIECMCQIFGEHLFAGADVILLTAMAYDHYMAICKPLHYKTIMNWQVCWLLVGVAWAGGFLHAIIQILFIFRLHFCGPNIIDHFMCDLNTLLNLACTDTHTLGLFVAANSGFICLLIVLLLVGSYTIILFSLRTWSLEPRQKALSILISHITMILLFFVPSIFTYMKPAVTLPIDKAVAVFYTMITPMLNPLIHTLRSDQMKNAIRKLCGRKVISSDQ encoded by the exons ATGTTCCCACTTGATACTAGAGGAAACATGGGT GTAACATCATTAATTATAACGAGATACGTGAAGAATAGAAACAACATGACAGAGTTTATTCTACTGGGACTCACACTGAATCCAAAGATGCAGAAAGTCATATTTGTAGTCTTTATGGGTTTCTACATTGTCTCTGTGGTAGGAAATGTGGTCACTATGGTCACCACCACTACCAGCCCATTATTGGGGCCTTCCATGTACTTTTTTCTGGCTCATCTCTCTTTTACTGATGTCTGCTATTCCTGTGTCAATATCCCTAAACTGAATGTAGATTCACTGCATAAGAAGAAAGCCAGCTCTTTCATTGAGTGTATGTGCCAGATCTTTGGGGAGCATTTATTTGCAGGTGCTGATGTCATCCTCCTGACTGCAATGGCCTATGACCACTacatggccatctgcaagcccttGCACTACAAAACCATCATGAACTGGCAGGTGTGTTGGTTGCTGGTGGGGGTGGCATGGGCAGGAGGCTTTCTTCATGCAATCATTCAGATCCTCTTCATCTTCAGGTTACACTTCTGTGGCCCTAATATCATAGACCACTTTATGTGTGATCTGAACACTTTGCTCAATCTTGCCTGCACTGATACCCACACTCTAGGACTCTTTGTTGCTGCCAACAGTGGGTTCATCTGTCTGTTAATCGTCCTCCTCTTGGTTGGCTCCTATACTATCATTCTGTTCTCTTTGAGGACATGGAGCTTGGAGCCAAGGCAAAAAGCCCTTTCCATCTTGATCTCCCACATTACAATGATCCTCTTGTTCTTTGTGCCAAGCATATTTACTTACATGAAACCAGCAGTTACTTTACCTATTGATAAAGCAGTTGCTGTATTCTACACTATGATAACTCCCATGTTAAATCCTTTAATCCATACCTTGAGAAGTGACcagatgaaaaatgccattaggaaATTGTGTGGTAGAAAAGTGATTTCAAGTGATCAATAA